A segment of the Lolium perenne isolate Kyuss_39 chromosome 3, Kyuss_2.0, whole genome shotgun sequence genome:
tagtGAATGCAAACTTCAAAGATAAAAAAATAGTAATGCATTTGTCAAAACCAAAAACTTTGTAGTGGTATATATCTAATTTATCTTAAACACTAACATGTTATATGTAAGATTATGGAGCTCTTCTAATCGAAATTTGAACATTGAATAGAAGAAACTTTATACAATGATAGGTCAGTGATAACCTTAAATTTTACAAGTGGGATAAGTGAAATGATTCTCTTCGAAAATGACACGTAGGAAGTTCTAGTACTACTGAAATACAAAGCGGAAGTATGTGAAAGTAGATGAAAGACAACATGACCTGAAGTTTTGTCGATGATATTAAGAAAGCCATCCTGTATTGCCTCTTCTATGCACCAATCACGTAACATATCATGAATCCTTATTTCTTCAAGCCATCCATGTGCCCTGCTTCTACAAGTAATCTGCACCAAGTTTCTCTGGGCAAGCTCGGCTACATACTTGCGTGCTGTTTCTTTGTGTTCATGTTTTGGTGCATTTGGAATCAAGCCTTCTGCTATCCATAGTTCAATAAGAACGGATACATTGATTCTATAATCCTCGGGAAAAATTGCAAGATAGAGGAAGCAAGATCTTAAATACTGATTTTTCATGTCCTTGTAACTACGGGCTAGTATGCCTCGCATCATTTGTGTCTTTTTGGTTGATGGCCAGCACAATAGTGTATCAGACCATGCTTCTATAGTCAGATTTTTTGATAGATAACCTCCCAAAACAGCTAGTGCAAGTGGTAGTCCGCCACACTTTTTTGCAAGCAATCTCCCTAGTTCTTCAAACTCACTCACGTCACCTATGACAGACCTTATGTATGATGGTAAAGCTTTGCTATTAAAAAGTTCCCAACTTTTCTCTTCATCTAACTCCTTCAAAACATGAACATGGGTTTGCATTTCGACATGATTTGCAACTTTTTCTTTACGTGTGGTTAACAATACTCTACTGCCATTATTTGCATCTGGAAAGGCTTTAACTGTTCTATTTAGTTGGTCCCATGTGTCTTCTTCCCAGACATCATCGAGAACTAACAAATATCTTTTTTGTGACAAAAAATCATTGATCTTCTTTCCCACCTCACACTCCCGCATTTGGTCAATTGATTCATCTTTGCTCCCTATGATTTGTTTCATAATATCTTTTAGTAAATTGACACCCTTGAACTTCTGAGACACAGTCACCCAAGCAACGTTGTCGAAGTGTTGTTTTACTATAGATGATGTGTATACCTTTCTTGCAAGTGTTGTCTTCCCCGCCCCACCCATGGCAACTATGGAGACAACACTAAGCATCTGTCCTTCATGAAATAATTTATCTTCTATTTCCTTGTACTCATCCTGAAAACCAATGGCTACAACACCATCTTCATAGTTTTGATGCCCAATATCATAATCTTGTGCTAACTCCTCCTCAACTTGGCTAGTCACTACAACAGCATGATCCAAATCAATTTTCAGACGGCGTGCACTCTGAAATATCTCATTGAGCTTCCTTCTCACACGTTGAATCTCAGCTCCTACTTTATGAAGGGCGACCAAGTCACTGGGTAAATGTGCATACCTTGAAATAGCACCCATAAATCCTTTCTTCAGCATATTTCTCTTATCTATGTAACTTGCAGCCTCGATGACATTCTGAGCATCATATGCTGCATCCCTGATCTGGCTCACCAAGACTGCAACTCCTCTGTGTCCCGATCTCCGTTTGCTGTCGGCCTCCTTGAGGTACCCTTGCAGCCGCATTAGCTCATCCTTCAAAAAGGCCGCTTCAGCGCTGACTCCACAAAGAAAACTGCTCTCCTGAACAGCGAACTTGCCCACGCTCCCAAGCACGGTGCCAACAGCCGACTCCGCCATTTCTTCTTGCTTCTTCCCCCTTGGAGAAGTAACTAATGCTCGATCAGACACAATCGGCCGGCAAGAACTAATGtcctactacctccgtttcaaggaataaggcgcacgcgcattccaagacgaactttgaccatcaaaattgagcaacaaaatctaaattatattatatgtaattagtatcgtcggattcgtattgaaagacactttttaatgatattaatttcatacaaacattatttatctatttgaagtaattcttggtcaaacaaaaagctcgtaaaacgaggacgccttattccttgaaatggaggtagtatgAGCCAACGCATCTCTTGGAACCTTGTTGGCTTCCTTTAGCCATGGCCTACATGATCACAGGAGTGAAAAGTGGGAACTACAAGCTAGCGAACagcacaaatggtgaagagaccgAGAGACTCACCGATGGATGAGAGCGGCGCGGCAAGGGCTAGAGATACAGGCGGCGGCACGGCTGGGTTTAATGCCGGCGACTGTGGTGCGCGCCGCGCGAGATTGTATTTTTATTTGTGAGTCAAAGCTTCGGAGGAGGCTTTCCCTTCACTCCGTGTTTTGTTTACACGGTCTGAATCCCAGCTCCCCCTTGCTAGCCGTAGATACCGGACAGTAGCTTGGCCTGTGAATTAAGAATTGCATCTGGTTTCGTGTAACTAAGCTAGCAGTTGGTCAACTACAAGAACGAGCATGCAATTTTGATGCTTGGACAAACCAAGAACTCATCGATCTGACCAAGCTGCGAGTGGTGATGGGTCATGGTCTTTGCCTAAAACCGATGTTAATTAACTATATACTACCTACAAGCATATCTGGCGCACGGGGTAGCTAACTATTGTCAGCTGGCCGGCTCACTGCCCCAAGGTCAAAGGCCGGTGCACCTTCGTGTTGCTGCGGGTAGCACTACGTcaggtgctagaattgccggcacTTCTCAAATATGCCTGTGTTTGTATTATTTGCCGGCATTTTTTGGGTAGGTGCCGGAAATTCCCATCTATTTCTCGGCATTTTTCAAAATGTGTCGGTAATGCCTATTTTTACCGGCAGTTTGTCGAGTGCCTCCAGTTGTTTTCGTGGCATTTCATAGAAAGTGCCAGCAATGCTCAGTATTACCGGCACTTTATCGATATGCCTCCAATTGTTTTCGTGGCATATCTTCAAAAGTGCCGGCAATGCTCAGTATTACCGGCACTTTATCGATGTGCCTCCAGTTGTTTTCGTGGCATATCTTCAAAAGTGCCGGCAATGCTCAGTATTACCGGCACTTTATCGATATGCCTCCAGTTTTCTTCGTGGCACATCTTCAAAA
Coding sequences within it:
- the LOC127338138 gene encoding putative disease resistance protein At1g50180, coding for MAESAVGTVLGSVGKFAVQESSFLCGVSAEAAFLKDELMRLQGYLKEADSKRRSGHRGVAVLVSQIRDAAYDAQNVIEAASYIDKRNMLKKGFMGAISRYAHLPSDLVALHKVGAEIQRVRRKLNEIFQSARRLKIDLDHAVVVTSQVEEELAQDYDIGHQNYEDGVVAIGFQDEYKEIEDKLFHEGQMLSVVSIVAMGGAGKTTLARKVYTSSIVKQHFDNVAWVTVSQKFKGVNLLKDIMKQIIGSKDESIDQMRECEVGKKINDFLSQKRYLLVLDDVWEEDTWDQLNRTVKAFPDANNGSRVLLTTRKEKVANHVEMQTHVHVLKELDEEKSWELFNSKALPSYIRSVIGDVSEFEELGRLLAKKCGGLPLALAVLGGYLSKNLTIEAWSDTLLCWPSTKKTQMMRGILARSYKDMKNQYLRSCFLYLAIFPEDYRINVSVLIELWIAEGLIPNAPKHEHKETARKYVAELAQRNLVQITCRSRAHGWLEEIRIHDMLRDWCIEEAIQDGFLNIIDKTSGQVCELSTDIMIPYRSSYQDFSGHNLHSTPNLRALIGFNFETTISLPKQRFLRVLHIENSALKDLSRAIEGCVHLRYLGLIRCSGPASQISSIGQHLHLQTIDTRGTFLIIPRSMWAIPSLRQVYLYGIISPLKGVQQTKLQTLWLCLGSDSNKFCNLDMVRIFGQMTQLTTLSLEIDPPMSAEVMNVFVNMPHLVDVELSKFSVLDKLPECHHFPQRLRSFTLTAYAIKQDPMPVLEKLPCLVVLKLDGYSGRSMSCSAWGFPRLQELNLEEFFYTEEWKIEAGAMPKLSHLILFRFPKMSKLPEGLLQLPSLNHLKLYKVSLIPVGDDNTMNELQQKGCEVIITG